The sequence AAGGATCCTAAGAATCTCGTCCTTACCACTGGCCCTAACCTGCATTACAAAGTCCCACTCACCAAATATGTAGTATACGGTGGTAACGCCGCCAATATTCGCCAGTTTCTGCCCGATTTTCTCATGATAGCCAGGCCCGTACTTAGCCTTAACGAGTATCACGGCCACGTAGTCCTTACCCATCTTCTCAGGGCTTAGCTTAGCGTGGCAACCAAGTATTATGCCCAACCTCTCAAGCTTCTTAATCCTATAGTATACGGTGGATTTCGAGATCTTCAGCTTATTAGCCATTTCATCTAGGGTAATCCTGCAGTCGTCCTGTAACATCTTCAGTATCTCAAGATCGGTCTGGTCAACCTCCTCGGTTATTGACATTAGGTGGACTTAAATGTACTTATTTAAAAAACATTCGCTTGTTATAAAAATATTCATTCTATACCTGGTTACTTTATATAATTATTGTATATACGTACGAATTATGAAATCAATTAATGATTATCATGTACATGAGAACGTAAATAGTTCATGCATGATAAATCCATGAAAAAATATGAAATTTATGACCTAATTAATGAATTAATCAAAGAAAATGTTTTTATATTGGTTATTAACGATTGTTCAATCAATAGGCTTTTCTGGTGATGGTTATGTCAAGTAAGCAAGCCCCTGGTTTAAGCAAGGATGAGACGGATGAGAGAATAAAGCAAGCCCTCTATTATTTAACTAGGGTCATCCAGGACATGGGCATACCTAGAAATATCAGGAGGGCTGCCAGCGAGGCTGCCAGGATACTAATGGACCCAGGCATGAGCCCAGGCCTAAAGGCAGCAACAGTGATTAGCATACTTGATGAGGCATTGGCAGACCCAAACATGCCGCTTTTTAGTAGGGTTATTTTCTGGCAGGTTATTTCACTACTTGAGCAGATAAAGGACTCTGTATAGATTATGTTAAATCGCTCAATAAATCCCTTATTAATCCCCTCCCAAATAGTGTCTCGATCATCATCCTAGCCGCGGCTATAATCTCCTTAGCTCTCTCATACTCCTCTCTCCAGGACAATGGCTTCCTTGCTATACCTTGTTCCGTAGCCTTAACTGCAACAGCCGCAGCAACCCTCGGGTAGAAGTCCCACTCCTCCATGGTTGGCAGTATCTTGTCTGCACTTAATTTATCGCCAACGAAATTAGCAATTTCCTGCGCCGCAGCTAGTATCATTTCATCAGTTATTGTCCTGACCCTGGCATCCAATGCACCCCTGAATACGCCAGGAAATACAAGGGAATTATTGACTTGGTTGGGGAAGTCGCTCCTGCCAGTGGCCACAACCTTAGCACCAGCCTCCTTGGCCTCCCAGGGCCAGATCTCGGGTATTGGGTTTGCCAGCGCGAATACTATTGGGTCCTTATTCATAGACCTAACCCACTCCTTCTTAATCACGCCTGGTCCCTGGACCGATGCGGCAACCACAGCGTCGGCACCGACAAGAGCCTCCTTAATACCGCCCCTTCTTCTCTCTGCATTGGTCTTTATTGCTAAATCATACTTCCAAGGATTGGTAAGCATCAGCTTGTCCATATCCTCCCTCTCAGGGTGCAGTATTCCCTTACTATCAACGAGCATTATATTGCCTGGTTTAACGCCGTACTTAATCAATATCCTGGCTGCCGCTATATTCGACGCACCGGCACCAATGAACACTATTGTGGAATCCTCAATCCTCTTACCAACAACCTTAAAGGCGTTAATTAACCCAGCCAGTATTGCGCCGGCTGTTCCCTGTTGGTCATCATGCCAAACAGCAATCCTTAGTTCCTCCCTTAATTTATCTAAGACATAGAAGCACTTTGGTGATTCGGTATCTTCAAGGTTGATCCCGCCGAAGGCAGGTTCTATCGCCTTACCAATGTTAACAAGGTCATCCTGGGTACTAGCCCTTACGGGAAGTGGTATAGCATCAACACCACCAAGGTACTTAAAGAGGAGGGATTTGCCTTCCATAACAGGCATCGCAGCCTCCGGGCCAACATTACCAAGCCCAAGGACCCTACTACCATCGGTCAATATCGCAATTGCGTTCCACCTCCATGTGTAATCAAAGGACTTGTCAACATCCGCATTTATTTCCTTTGAAACAGCTGCCACGCCTGGTGTATACCATATCGAGAAGTCCTGCAGGCTCCTAACCGGCACCTTAGGGAGAACCATTATTTTCCCTCCATACCTCTTCGAGGCCTCAATTGCTACCTTAAACCATTTATTTGATTCCTCACCCATCGATTGTTATGCGCCAGAGGATTTATATTGATTTCTAAAGATGAATTCGGCAATCGCTTAGTATAGAATTTATGCGTCAATCATTCATATGCATGCAAATAAATTAATTATCACCCTTAACAACATGGACACTATCCCTGGGTATCCTAAGCATCACCTTCTCGCCAGGTTTAAAGGCAACCCTTGAAAAGGCAACAAGCGATAGGTCATTATCTACAGCAACCAAAACGCTATAACCAAGCCTATTCCTAATAATCTCACGAACAACGCCTCCAACCACATTATAATGATCATTATTATCACTAACCCCCAGTACCTCGATCCACTCAGGCCTTATACATACGTAAACCTCCCCATCAACTTCTCCATTAACATTAAGTGAAATGCCATTGCCCAACCTAACCAAACTTCCGTTCTCCGTTCTCTCCGCTAAACCCTTAATTACGTTTTGAAAACCAAGAAAGCGCGCCGTAAAGACCCTACTCGGTCTAGTAAATACTTGCTCTGGGTCTCCCTCCTCCACGACCTTACCCTCATTAATTATTAATAATTTATCAGCTAATGAGTAAGCCTCATCCCAGTCATGAGTCACGTGTATAACGGTTATTCCATACCTCCCAGGCAACTCCTTTAATAAGGGGATTATTCTCTCCTTGGTATCTCTATCAAGCATTGATAGAGGCTCGTCAAGTAATAAAACCCTAGGTTTAACAACAAGGGCCCTCGCCAAAGCAACCCTCTGTTGCTCACCACCACTAAGATTAATAGCCCTCCTATTGAGTAAATAATCAATACCTAGGTCCTTGGCCATTTCCTGAACCAACCTACGCCTTTCTTTCTTAGGCACACCCCTGAATTTAAGTCCATACTCAATATTTTCATAAACAGTCATATGATCAAAAATGGCATAGCCCTGCGGTACATAGGACACGTCCCGATTCTCCGGCGGTTCATAAGTCACATCAGCGCCATCTATAAACACACCACCCTCACTCACCCTGTAAATACCGGCAATAATCTTCAATAACGTGCTCTTACCAGAACCAGTGGGACCAAGCACTATATTGTATGTATTGCGCTTGAAAACGACATTTACTGGGCCGAATGTGAAATACCTTAAATGTACAGTAACCCCCCGTAACTCAACCATGCCAGGCATTACCACCACCCAGGCTAACCAAAATCCTATATGCAACGAAAATTATCAGCATAATGACCACAAGCGCTGCTGAAAATTCCACGGCATTCACCAAACCAATGCCCACATAACTCTCATAAATGTACACAGAGGCTGGGTAAACGAGGTTTCTGCCAAATAACACATAGTAGGCTACAATGAATAGGGCACCGGCCTCAGACACCGACCTGGCCCATGATAATATTGCGCCTGTGGCCATCGGCCTCCAGATCCTTGGCAGTATTATTGACGTGAACACCCTTAATCGACCCGCACCCAGTGTTCTAGCCACGGCCTCCATGTCAGGACTTACCATCCTAATTGATGCCTCAACAACTCTTATGTAGTATGTGGATGACAGGAAGGCCACGGCAGCTGTAGCCCCCCACAACGTATTAATGAAGTTTATGCCATGCGCCTTCAGGAAGGGACCAAGGCCATAACGCGATGCGAAGGCTAGAACAATCATTATACCCACTATTATGTGTGGTATCATTATCGGTACATCAATCAAGGCATCAACAACGCTCTTCAGGTGAAACTCGTACCTAGCCATCACGTATGCTATTGGCGTACCCATTATGATTGCCACCAGGGCTGATAATGTGGACATGACCACGGTAACCTCAATAGCCTGAATGAAACTAATTACCGAAAGTGCCCTTGGGATCATTGGAAGACCAAGAACTATTAGTAGGGCCAGCGGATATATTATGAGAATTGAGAAAATGAAAATCGAGACCAGCAGTATTAGGAAAATGAAAATGTTTCGTTTTAATAAATGCATACTTTTAAGTCCCTTAGCCCTGGCTTGGGAATATGGATGCATACTGCGGGTACTGGCTTAGTGGTGCAACAAAGGGTTTAATTGCATTAGGCACAGCACTGTAATTACCATAGACTATACCAGGTATTATGGGTACAATACCATTCTCCTCAAGTATCTTTTGACCAATTGGACTATAGAGCAGTAGTAAGAAGTACTCTGCGGCCTGCTTATTTGGTGCCTGGAATGGCACTGTTATTGTATAAACCACTGGATTGCACGCAAAGGTCTTTGTGACCCCATTCTCAGTCCAAGTAACATTAACCTGGTGGTAGTAATTGACGTAACTTAGATTACCGAGATTTATGAATGGAGGTAGTGTTATGAACACGGTATTATGATATGTCTGTGTTTGCGGTATTGCATTGCTCTCGTAAGCCGAGAGTATGAAGTCCACCTGCCCAGAGGTCATTAGTGTTAGTAGGTCTATCTCCGTGTTTCTCATCATGTACTTACTTGGGTTCCCATAAATAGCGTTGTATAGATATGAGGCATTATTAAAGAAGGTGAGGCCGGCCAGCTTAACGACACATTGGGCTTGGTAACCAGATGGATCCGTGAATGGGTTTGAGACACCAACAACTGTGCTTGAGTTAAGGGCTATTATCTGCCAGATCTCTTGCCAGGTCTCATTGTACTGCGCAGACATTGGTGGGTATGACTGTGCTTGCTGCCATAGTTGGTAGACCTCCTGACCGGCTGTGGTGTTTAGGTCAACTATTATGACCATCTGTGTTATGCCGAAGGCTATTTCGTAATTAGTGTAGTTGGGGAATAGTACGGAGGGTATTGTTGTTGTGTCCGCAGAAGCCACAACACTGAATTGCTGAGTGGTTGCCTCAGTATGGGCGACCTCACCACTGCCCTTAAACATGGCAGGGGCTATCGTTATGGTTGGGTACATGCTCTGCATTACATTAAGTATATCACCAAAGGCAAACTTTAGTGTGCCAGCGGCACCAACTGCGAAGGGTGCGGTTGATACCGTGGTTGTCGTATTAGCCGTGGTGGTAACAGGGGTGGTCACATTAACATATTTAGTAACAGTAACTGTCTTGGTAACAACCTTAGGTGGCATTACTGCATAGCCAATCGCTATACCAACCACAAGACCTACTATTAATCCAATGACTAACCAAACGGTTGTGCTTGCCATACGCCTGGATTAATTTTTTCTTGTATTAAAGTTTTATTTTTTATCTGATAATTGATAATTAACATTCAATTTTTAAATAAATTATGATCACTCTGGCGGTATCTCTGTATAGGCTACTGATATGTCTATGCCATACCTCCTCAGACTAATGTAGCGGGATACTAAATACACCGCTATACCGAGTATTACGGCGCCGAGTTCAACGCCGTAGGCCAGCCAATTACCGCCCCAAATCTGTGGATAGGCAAGGAACTCGTAGGTTATGTATGCCATAACACCAAACATTAGTGCGCCAAAGATCCCTAAAATAACCCTGGACCTACTGTTTACATTAAATGATGAATACTTGAGTGTTGCTATTATGACTGCTGCAACGCCAACTACCATGTAATAGATTACTGCCTCGACGACAGCCCCGTAAAGCGCAGTGAATGTGTTATAGATAATGCCTGCTGCGGCTATTAAAGCTGCCGTTATCACTAGGTCGAATGTGTGTGCGTATATTGGTGTTCCGAATCTTGGGCTTACGTAGGCGAAGACGCTTGGCCATACCCTGTCAAAGGCAAGGGCAAACCAATACCTAACAACTACGATGGCGCCATAGGCCAAAACAGCCAGGTACCACGTGACTGATGAAATGCCAATAAACCAACTCAATGCTGCATTGTGTGATGCAACCATGGCGATCGTCCAGAAATTCAAAATGCCATTAATGTTATAGTTCGACAAGGCAGCGGTAACGAAATTAAAACCAAGCGAATAATACATGGCCTCAAACCCGAGGGTTAGGAATATCAGTGAGAATAGGAATGCCATTGGTACATTCCAATGAAGGGCATTCTTACCCTTTATCTCGGAGGCAATTGCCGGTCCCGCGTTTAGCCATGGGTAAACATATATTGCGAAAAAGGGTAGTAGCATCAGTATTGTGCTCATGGAGAAGTAAGGCCCTGTATAGCTACTGGCTACCTTAGAGTAGGTGTAGCCGCTCGGTAGTAGTGAGGATACTGCACTGATGATCTGGGCCTTAGGTGTTGCGAAGAGCACTACTATAGCTGCCAATAATCCAAGAAGTGATATTGCGGTTAATGCCGTCATTAATTTAACTCCGTATTTAGTCCCAAGTATGTTTACAATGACTATCACGGCGAAGAAGGCAATACCTATGCCCACCTCCTCTATTGTGGAAAGGGAGATGTTAACACCGAGTATTGGTAGTACTGCCTGCAGTTGAAAAACTGATGAGAAGGCTATTAATGCGTAGTACGTTAGGCTTTCTATTATGAAGCCGAAGACAAGGCCATTGGTTAGCCAGGCCAATTTGGGTCCTAGGGCTCTGCCTAGCCATACGTAGTCGCCGCCTACCCTAGGTATGTACCTGATTAATGTGGAGTAAACGATTACCTGCGGTAATGCAAAGAGGGCAGCTATGAGGGAGGCATATACAAGGTTTGCGCCTGCCACGGTTGGTAATGCGGCCAGTGTAAAGCCTATGGATGCCAGTGCTGCTCCTATGGACATGTTGGCAATATTTATTGAAACGGCATCCCAAAGATTTGCTGACTTGACTAAACCCGTGGACTCCCTAACGAAGACTCCGTATTCCTTGCTCATCATTATTGCATTTATTTTAAATTATTAATAAACCCTATGCCTAGATTTCCCGTTTATTGTTTAAACAATTATTTAAATAACAATCAAGACATACCTTAAAAAGGAGAAATCAGTGTGCATACACCGTGTTTGAGGTTGAGGTTAAATACAGGGTACCTAACCATGATGCAATTAGGGATAGACTGAAGGCATTGAATGCGAAGTTTCTTGAGCACACTGAAGAGACAGATATATACCTCAACAGTCCATTAAGGGATTTCGCAAAAACAGACGAGGCGCTCAGGGTTAGGGTCTATGGCGACGGCACTGTGGTACTAACGTATAAGGGCCCACGCATTGGTAATGTTGGGAAAACCAGGGAGGAACTGAGCGTCACAGCAAATGACCTTGACAGTCTCCTAGAGATCCTCAGGAGACTTGACTTTAGGGAAGTGGCTAAGGTCGTGAAGAGGAGGGATATTTATAACTATGAGAATTTCACAATATACCTGGACACGGTTGAGGACCTGGGAAGCTTTGTTGAGGTTGAGACAATGGTTAATGACAAGGAATTGATTAATAGAGCAACCGATGAGGTGCTTCAATTTGGCGATAAACTTGGCCTTAAGAGGGAGTGGATCGAGAAAAGGACCTACCTAGAGCTAGTTCTTGAACGGGGAAACGAACGTAGGTAGACCTTAAATAATTCACTACTGGTTAACATAACATATGAATTTTGATAACGTTGTTTTGATCGAGGATGACTACAGGGGTTATTACCCGATCTCGATTAGCACGCCGCTTAGTGATTTAATTGTTGGTGGGCTTCGTTACTATGAACACATTGTCCTATGGCTCATGAGCATGGGGCACAGTGCTGATTTATACGTGGTTACTCGTGATTACTTGGCAAGGAATTGGCGGGGCACGACTGAGTCACTATTATCCAGGCTTAACCTAAGGTATTCAATAAGGTATGTAAGTGATATTAAGGACATTAGTGGTTCATCAATCATGATAAATACCTCCGTCGTTCCCCAAATAGACATTCTAAACAGGACATTAAATGAACTTACCCCAAGCACTGAGATCAAATGCGGCGATAGGTTGTTAATTAAGGTTGTAAATAATACTAATGACTTAGTGAACAATAATGTAATTGATAATTGCGATTTGCCTACATTCAGTGGTATTTGGTCATTAATTAGGTGGAACACCGAACTCCTACGTAGTAACTCCAAGTATTTAATAAGGGTGCTTGGGGATAGGTCCGTAAATTCTGACATATCACGTGGTGCGATCATTGATGAAAGGGCAGGTAATGTAATAACAATAGGCTCATCCATTGAGCCACTGACTTATGTCAAAGGGCCATCACTATTGGGGCCTGGCACCAGGGTGTTGCCTCACGCATATGTCAGGGAGGGTACGGTTCTATACATGGATAATGCGGTTGGCGGTGAGGTCAAGAACTCAATAATGGACATGCATAGTCTCAAGGAACACTTTAGTTACCTGGGTGATTCCTACGTGGGTAGGTGGGTCAACATTGGAGCTGGTTCCGT is a genomic window of Vulcanisaeta souniana JCM 11219 containing:
- a CDS encoding Lrp/AsnC family transcriptional regulator encodes the protein MSITEEVDQTDLEILKMLQDDCRITLDEMANKLKISKSTVYYRIKKLERLGIILGCHAKLSPEKMGKDYVAVILVKAKYGPGYHEKIGQKLANIGGVTTVYYIFGEWDFVMQVRASGKDEILRILEQIMNMEEVERTSTLIVAKVIKEDPRLPI
- a CDS encoding UPF0147 family protein, whose amino-acid sequence is MVMSSKQAPGLSKDETDERIKQALYYLTRVIQDMGIPRNIRRAASEAARILMDPGMSPGLKAATVISILDEALADPNMPLFSRVIFWQVISLLEQIKDSV
- a CDS encoding NAD(P)-dependent malic enzyme — its product is MGEESNKWFKVAIEASKRYGGKIMVLPKVPVRSLQDFSIWYTPGVAAVSKEINADVDKSFDYTWRWNAIAILTDGSRVLGLGNVGPEAAMPVMEGKSLLFKYLGGVDAIPLPVRASTQDDLVNIGKAIEPAFGGINLEDTESPKCFYVLDKLREELRIAVWHDDQQGTAGAILAGLINAFKVVGKRIEDSTIVFIGAGASNIAAARILIKYGVKPGNIMLVDSKGILHPEREDMDKLMLTNPWKYDLAIKTNAERRRGGIKEALVGADAVVAASVQGPGVIKKEWVRSMNKDPIVFALANPIPEIWPWEAKEAGAKVVATGRSDFPNQVNNSLVFPGVFRGALDARVRTITDEMILAAAQEIANFVGDKLSADKILPTMEEWDFYPRVAAAVAVKATEQGIARKPLSWREEYERAKEIIAAARMMIETLFGRGLIRDLLSDLT
- a CDS encoding ABC transporter ATP-binding protein, producing the protein MPGMVELRGVTVHLRYFTFGPVNVVFKRNTYNIVLGPTGSGKSTLLKIIAGIYRVSEGGVFIDGADVTYEPPENRDVSYVPQGYAIFDHMTVYENIEYGLKFRGVPKKERRRLVQEMAKDLGIDYLLNRRAINLSGGEQQRVALARALVVKPRVLLLDEPLSMLDRDTKERIIPLLKELPGRYGITVIHVTHDWDEAYSLADKLLIINEGKVVEEGDPEQVFTRPSRVFTARFLGFQNVIKGLAERTENGSLVRLGNGISLNVNGEVDGEVYVCIRPEWIEVLGVSDNNDHYNVVGGVVREIIRNRLGYSVLVAVDNDLSLVAFSRVAFKPGEKVMLRIPRDSVHVVKGDN
- a CDS encoding ABC transporter permease codes for the protein MHLLKRNIFIFLILLVSIFIFSILIIYPLALLIVLGLPMIPRALSVISFIQAIEVTVVMSTLSALVAIIMGTPIAYVMARYEFHLKSVVDALIDVPIMIPHIIVGIMIVLAFASRYGLGPFLKAHGINFINTLWGATAAVAFLSSTYYIRVVEASIRMVSPDMEAVARTLGAGRLRVFTSIILPRIWRPMATGAILSWARSVSEAGALFIVAYYVLFGRNLVYPASVYIYESYVGIGLVNAVEFSAALVVIMLIIFVAYRILVSLGGGNAWHG
- a CDS encoding substrate-binding domain-containing protein — its product is MASTTVWLVIGLIVGLVVGIAIGYAVMPPKVVTKTVTVTKYVNVTTPVTTTANTTTTVSTAPFAVGAAGTLKFAFGDILNVMQSMYPTITIAPAMFKGSGEVAHTEATTQQFSVVASADTTTIPSVLFPNYTNYEIAFGITQMVIIVDLNTTAGQEVYQLWQQAQSYPPMSAQYNETWQEIWQIIALNSSTVVGVSNPFTDPSGYQAQCVVKLAGLTFFNNASYLYNAIYGNPSKYMMRNTEIDLLTLMTSGQVDFILSAYESNAIPQTQTYHNTVFITLPPFINLGNLSYVNYYHQVNVTWTENGVTKTFACNPVVYTITVPFQAPNKQAAEYFLLLLYSPIGQKILEENGIVPIIPGIVYGNYSAVPNAIKPFVAPLSQYPQYASIFPSQG
- a CDS encoding APC family permease — protein: MMSKEYGVFVRESTGLVKSANLWDAVSINIANMSIGAALASIGFTLAALPTVAGANLVYASLIAALFALPQVIVYSTLIRYIPRVGGDYVWLGRALGPKLAWLTNGLVFGFIIESLTYYALIAFSSVFQLQAVLPILGVNISLSTIEEVGIGIAFFAVIVIVNILGTKYGVKLMTALTAISLLGLLAAIVVLFATPKAQIISAVSSLLPSGYTYSKVASSYTGPYFSMSTILMLLPFFAIYVYPWLNAGPAIASEIKGKNALHWNVPMAFLFSLIFLTLGFEAMYYSLGFNFVTAALSNYNINGILNFWTIAMVASHNAALSWFIGISSVTWYLAVLAYGAIVVVRYWFALAFDRVWPSVFAYVSPRFGTPIYAHTFDLVITAALIAAAGIIYNTFTALYGAVVEAVIYYMVVGVAAVIIATLKYSSFNVNSRSRVILGIFGALMFGVMAYITYEFLAYPQIWGGNWLAYGVELGAVILGIAVYLVSRYISLRRYGIDISVAYTEIPPE
- the cyaB gene encoding class IV adenylate cyclase — protein: MFEVEVKYRVPNHDAIRDRLKALNAKFLEHTEETDIYLNSPLRDFAKTDEALRVRVYGDGTVVLTYKGPRIGNVGKTREELSVTANDLDSLLEILRRLDFREVAKVVKRRDIYNYENFTIYLDTVEDLGSFVEVETMVNDKELINRATDEVLQFGDKLGLKREWIEKRTYLELVLERGNERR
- a CDS encoding putative sugar nucleotidyl transferase; its protein translation is MNFDNVVLIEDDYRGYYPISISTPLSDLIVGGLRYYEHIVLWLMSMGHSADLYVVTRDYLARNWRGTTESLLSRLNLRYSIRYVSDIKDISGSSIMINTSVVPQIDILNRTLNELTPSTEIKCGDRLLIKVVNNTNDLVNNNVIDNCDLPTFSGIWSLIRWNTELLRSNSKYLIRVLGDRSVNSDISRGAIIDERAGNVITIGSSIEPLTYVKGPSLLGPGTRVLPHAYVREGTVLYMDNAVGGEVKNSIMDMHSLKEHFSYLGDSYVGRWVNIGAGSVTSNLKNTIGNIRYMGIDTGMIKLGSIIGDWVKVGINTSIMSGKYIGQGSSIVGLVRDNIPPFRICVNNDCEKLRIDKVIEIYRRFAELRRMSVNENEISLIRAVYDFSLHEASS